In Patescibacteria group bacterium, the DNA window CTATCACCCCGGAACGCGGGCTATCTAGCCATTGCGCAAAGTCCATATCCGCAAGCTGGCCGCGGAATACCGCATCGGCACCCCATGCTATAACCTCTTCAGCGTGGCAGGTAATATGCGGCCCGCCCACTACAACCCATTGAGCCTCTATCTTTGGCAGTAACTTGAACAGGGAATAGGACCAACGGGTGGCCGCTGAGAATCCCACCACATCCGCGTTGATGGCGTTAATACGGGCGGCGGTATCTTCAATAGTCCAGCGCTCCGCGAAAGGGTCTAGGATAGTTACGCTGTGCTTTGGTGCGTCAATATTTGACGCTAAAGAGAGTAGGCCGAGCGGTAGATACTTGACCTCTTTAGGCTCAATGATAAGAGGCGTAACCCATGACCGATACGCGCCATCACGCGGGAGGGTTGATAGGACTATCTTCATTTTGCTTTCTTCAACCCAATAAGCGCCGGGCCTTCCCTGTCATATTCCTTCAGGACCGCCGCCGTGGTTTCCTCTGCCGTCTTTGGGTAATAGATGGCCGCGTTTGTGAACGGGTTAAACTTATCAAAGCGCAAGATATCGGCATGACTGACACCCTGTCCTGGATAGTCAGCGTATCCCACAAGTTTAACATTGGCATTGTTAGCGTCAACATCAATCTTGATTTGCTCAAAGGCGCGTTCAAATAGGAATGGCGTAATGGTAAATACCCACGGCTTAAGCCCCTCAAGGGCCATGCCTGCCGCGATACCTACCATGCTTTGTTCAATCACGCCAATATTCAAGAACTGCTTTGGCCGTTCCTTGCGGAGGCGGTCGAAAATACCGAAGCCAATGTCCCCGACTAAGAGTATAACCTTATCGTCTTTAATGGCAAGGTCGGCCAAGGCGTTTCCAAAGGCGGTTCTCATTTCAATTCCTCCATAGCCTGATTATATTCCTCTTCCTTGATAGGCTTAACATGGACATCGGGCCTGTCCTTAAACAGCCCTATCCCGTCACCCTTCACGCCGTGATGAATGATAACCCTAACGCCTGAATAAGACAGCATCTTCTTGACGCTGTAAATGGTCTTGCTTATCGCCTGATATTGGTTTGCGTCAATGTGAACCGTGAGCCGCCATTGCTGAAGGAACCGGCCCGCGAAAAGGATTGACTCCCATGTTGTCCCCTCCGCACACTCCCCGTCACCTAACAGGACATGAACCTTGCCGGGATTGCCGGTTATCTGTTTGGCAAAGGCTATGCCGCAAGCTATCGGTAGGCCGTGACCTAGGCTTCCACCGGTGGTGACAACCCCATTCTTAGCGTCCCGGCTAGGCTCATGGTGCTGCCAATTAGGGGCCAGCCCGTAATCCTCAAGGACCGCATACAGGCCGTAAGCCCCGTGACCCTTGGACAGG includes these proteins:
- a CDS encoding thiamine pyrophosphate-dependent enzyme → MKSLKDMKRRMLSQAYKIGYSHMPSALSALPIIREIYAIMNRAHDVFILSKGHGAYGLYAVLEDYGLAPNWQHHEPSRDAKNGVVTTGGSLGHGLPIACGIAFAKQITGNPGKVHVLLGDGECAEGTTWESILFAGRFLQQWRLTVHIDANQYQAISKTIYSVKKMLSYSGVRVIIHHGVKGDGIGLFKDRPDVHVKPIKEEEYNQAMEELK